In the Tribolium castaneum strain GA2 chromosome 1, icTriCast1.1, whole genome shotgun sequence genome, one interval contains:
- the LOC135267233 gene encoding uncharacterized protein LOC135267233 isoform X1, translated as MDFSSENEIDAIASAAVSNLLPAKSRPQYEKTYLQFRQWCSMKKIDQVTENVLLAYLEEKSTTLKPPTLWALYAMLKATLNVKENIDTRKFPKLVPYLKSKSVGYRSKKSQILDKEDISKFINEADDKIYLLMKTVLILGISGALRREELVKMKLTDIEDKQSVLIVKVPDTKTHCERIFTVSNLENIEIVRKYRALRPPRATSDRLFLKYTNGKCVNQNVGINKIGEIPSLIAKWLNKDEPKKYTGHCFRRSSATLLANAGGDLISIKRHGGWRSSTVAESYIEDSLNNKIEIANKIQPSSSTEENKITQPSTSASFNGENNFHLQASSLRPLGINGGTFSSCTFNFHMSK; from the exons atggattttagcagcgaaaacgaaatagatgcaattgcaagcgcggcagtgtcgaatcttttgcctgctaaatcaagaccgcagtacgaaaaaacgtatcttcagtttcggcagtggtgttctatgaaaaagattgatcaagtaacggaaaatgttttgttggcgtatttggaagaaaagtctaccaccttaaagccaccaacactctgggccctttatgcgatgttgaaaGCCACCTTAAACGTTAAAGAGAATATCGATACACGTAAGTTTCCGAAGTTAGTGCCCTACCTGAAAAGCAAAAGCGTAGGTTACAGAAGCAAGAAGTcgcaaattttagacaaagaagacattagcaagtttattaatgaagcagatgacaagatatatttactgatgaag actgTGCTAATTTTGGGTATATCGGGAGCCCTTCGACGTGaagaattagttaaaatgaagctaactgacatagaagataaacagtctgtcttaattgtgaaggtgcctgatacaaaaacccactgcgaacgaatatttactgtttcaaatttagaaaatatagaaattgtcagaaaatatAGAGCTTTGCGGCCTCCACGGGCGACTAGTgaccgtttatttttaaagtataccaacggaaaatgtgtgaatcaaaatgttggaattaacaaaatcggagagataccaagtttgattgcaaagtggcttaacaaagacgaacctaaaaaatatactggtCACTGCTTCAGAAGAAGCTCTGCCACTCTTTTGGCGAATGCTGGAGGTgatctaatttcaattaaacgtcATGGGGGCTGGAGAAGCAGCACAGTGGCAGAAAGTTACATCGAGGactctttgaataataaaattgaaattgccaataaaattcaaccttcttcctccacagaagaaaacaaaatcactcAACCTTCTACATCGGCTTCTTTTAATGGCGAAAATAACTTTCATTTACAAGCGTCTTCACTCAGGCCTCTGGGGATAAACGGGGGCACGTTTTCGTcatgcacatttaattttcatatgtcaaagtaa
- the LOC135267233 gene encoding uncharacterized protein LOC135267233 isoform X2 — translation MDFSSENEIDAIASAAVSNLLPAKSRPQYEKTYLQFRQWCSMKKIDQVTENVLLAYLEEKSTTLKPPTLWALYAMLKATLNVKENIDTRYRSKKSQILDKEDISKFINEADDKIYLLMKTVLILGISGALRREELVKMKLTDIEDKQSVLIVKVPDTKTHCERIFTVSNLENIEIVRKYRALRPPRATSDRLFLKYTNGKCVNQNVGINKIGEIPSLIAKWLNKDEPKKYTGHCFRRSSATLLANAGGDLISIKRHGGWRSSTVAESYIEDSLNNKIEIANKIQPSSSTEENKITQPSTSASFNGENNFHLQASSLRPLGINGGTFSSCTFNFHMSK, via the exons atggattttagcagcgaaaacgaaatagatgcaattgcaagcgcggcagtgtcgaatcttttgcctgctaaatcaagaccgcagtacgaaaaaacgtatcttcagtttcggcagtggtgttctatgaaaaagattgatcaagtaacggaaaatgttttgttggcgtatttggaagaaaagtctaccaccttaaagccaccaacactctgggccctttatgcgatgttgaaaGCCACCTTAAACGTTAAAGAGAATATCGATACAC GTTACAGAAGCAAGAAGTcgcaaattttagacaaagaagacattagcaagtttattaatgaagcagatgacaagatatatttactgatgaag actgTGCTAATTTTGGGTATATCGGGAGCCCTTCGACGTGaagaattagttaaaatgaagctaactgacatagaagataaacagtctgtcttaattgtgaaggtgcctgatacaaaaacccactgcgaacgaatatttactgtttcaaatttagaaaatatagaaattgtcagaaaatatAGAGCTTTGCGGCCTCCACGGGCGACTAGTgaccgtttatttttaaagtataccaacggaaaatgtgtgaatcaaaatgttggaattaacaaaatcggagagataccaagtttgattgcaaagtggcttaacaaagacgaacctaaaaaatatactggtCACTGCTTCAGAAGAAGCTCTGCCACTCTTTTGGCGAATGCTGGAGGTgatctaatttcaattaaacgtcATGGGGGCTGGAGAAGCAGCACAGTGGCAGAAAGTTACATCGAGGactctttgaataataaaattgaaattgccaataaaattcaaccttcttcctccacagaagaaaacaaaatcactcAACCTTCTACATCGGCTTCTTTTAATGGCGAAAATAACTTTCATTTACAAGCGTCTTCACTCAGGCCTCTGGGGATAAACGGGGGCACGTTTTCGTcatgcacatttaattttcatatgtcaaagtaa